In bacterium, the genomic window AGATTATGTCTAACTTGAGTTCTTCTATTGCCGCCCTTCAAAAAGGTAGCCCCCTTGAGTTTCTGAAGACAGTGGACTCCACACAACTTTTAAGCGCCATCCAGAGTGAGCATCCTCAAACTATCGCCCTTGTCTTAAGCAATCTACCTGCCAAAAAAGCCACTGAGATCATGGCTAAGCTTTCAGAAGACATCCAGGGTGAGGTGAGCAGACGAATTGCGCTTATGAAGCCTGTTTCCCCTAAGGCCCTTCAAGGAGTGGCTAAGATTCTGGAAAAAAAGATAGGTAGAGTGGAAGCAGGCGCCGTAGGAGTTATGGGCGGCATTGATACCCTCGTTAATATGTTGAAGATGAGTAAAGAGTTAGAAAAAGAGGTCCTGAGTAAAGTGGAAGAGACCGACCCGGAGTTAGCGGAACAGGTTAGAAAGAAGATCTTCCTCTTCGAGGACATCCTTTTGCTGGACGATCGTTCAGTCCAGACGGTTTTACGGGATGTTGATTCGTCGGATTTACCTGTGGCGCTTAAAGGGGCTACGGAAGAGATTCAGGAAAAGATTTTCAAGAATATGGCCCAAAGAGCCGCCCAGATGGTCAAAGATGAGCTTAGTTTTCTGGGGGCAGTCAGGCCGAAAGATATTGAGGAGGCCCAACAGAAGATAATCGCTGTAATCAGACAGTTGGAGGAATCGGGTGATATCGTTATCCCTCGGGCAGGAGAATGATGAAAAGGATAGTAACTACTTACTGGATGCCTGAGTAGACAAAGGAGATTAAGGTGATCAAAAGGGTTTATCGTTCCCTTCCGTCCGGGCCTCGTTTAGTTATCAATGGTCAGCCTACCCAAATCGCTGGTAGGACTGTCCTGGAGAGCCTTCAGCATCGGATTAAAGAGTCGGAAGATAAGTTAAGATCCCTTAATGCTAAGGTCGCTCAGAAGAGGGCCGAACTTGATGAATTTTCAGCTAAAATATCCGAAGAGATGGTTCAAGAAGCCCAGTCCCGGGCTGATCGGATAGTGGCAGAGGCTAAGGCTAAGGCTGATGAAATGGTCAGCAGCGCCTCTAAAGAGAAGAAAACTGTTTTGGAAGAGGCCCGGGTTCAAGGGGCGCAGGCTGGTGAAAAAGCCGGGTTTGAGGCTGGATTTAAGGAGAGTGCGGAGAAGGCTCTGGGGTTGATTAAACGGGCGGAGGAAGTCCTCCTTGAGGCGGTACATAAGCGGAATGAAATTATTAAAGAAGCGGAAGCCGAAATAATTGAATTGGTCATTTTACTGGCTGAAAGGGTAATTAAGACAGAGTTGACTCAAAATAAAGAGATTATTAGGGGGAATGTCTCGGCGGCGGTAAAGCGAATAACTGGAGAAGGAGAGATTACGGTTAAGGTAAACCTGAGTGACTTGGAATTAACTGAATCCAGGAAAGAGGAGTTTATCGCCGGGCTTTCCGGGATAGAGGGCATAAAGATCAAAATAGATCCCACCATTACGCCTGGTGGATGCAAGATTGAAACAAATTTTGGGATCATTGATGCCCAGATCGAGACCCAATTTGATCAGGTAGCCGAAGGTCTCAGGGAGGCCATAGGTGAAGAGGCACTGGGCGAGTAAGAGGTCTGACGAAAGCGATGCTCTCCTCGGCAAAATCCAGGAGGCAATATAGGTGAAGAGGCAATGGTCGAGCAAGATGAGGAGTCTGGTCTGGTTCATCGTTTGGGTCAATCGGGATAGAGTTCACCGTCTATCCAGTCCCCAGAGTCCACACCGTCCACATAGTCCACATCGTCCACAGAAGGCAGCTCGCCGGCTACCCGTCTATGCCGTCCACATAGTCCACACCGTCCACAGGAGGCAGCTCGCCGGCTACCCACTTAGAGTGGCCGATGGGTCAATGGGGATAGAGTTTACCGTCTATACAGTCCCCATAGTC contains:
- a CDS encoding FliH/SctL family protein encodes the protein MIKRVYRSLPSGPRLVINGQPTQIAGRTVLESLQHRIKESEDKLRSLNAKVAQKRAELDEFSAKISEEMVQEAQSRADRIVAEAKAKADEMVSSASKEKKTVLEEARVQGAQAGEKAGFEAGFKESAEKALGLIKRAEEVLLEAVHKRNEIIKEAEAEIIELVILLAERVIKTELTQNKEIIRGNVSAAVKRITGEGEITVKVNLSDLELTESRKEEFIAGLSGIEGIKIKIDPTITPGGCKIETNFGIIDAQIETQFDQVAEGLREAIGEEALGE
- the fliG gene encoding flagellar motor switch protein FliG gives rise to the protein MAEVAEVQLTGHQKAAMLILILGNELSSSILKLMKSEEVEKLVMQIAGIPRIGSNETEAVLKEFQEKIMSQQFVHMGGSDYARQLLSRAYGDERANEIMSNLSSSIAALQKGSPLEFLKTVDSTQLLSAIQSEHPQTIALVLSNLPAKKATEIMAKLSEDIQGEVSRRIALMKPVSPKALQGVAKILEKKIGRVEAGAVGVMGGIDTLVNMLKMSKELEKEVLSKVEETDPELAEQVRKKIFLFEDILLLDDRSVQTVLRDVDSSDLPVALKGATEEIQEKIFKNMAQRAAQMVKDELSFLGAVRPKDIEEAQQKIIAVIRQLEESGDIVIPRAGE